One Citrus sinensis cultivar Valencia sweet orange chromosome 5, DVS_A1.0, whole genome shotgun sequence genomic window, ttaGATATCCAGCCATAAAGAAAGTCTAGGGTTGAAATTCACTGTTGCTTCTCTTTTACTCTCTCATTTTCCTTTATCAAGCTCTATAGTTCAGTGAGGTGTGAATGACTCCTTCCTTTTCTTGGGTCGCAGTATGAAAATAGTGGTCTGTATATAATAAACACAATGGAGCCTATTCTGCAGTCATATACGGTATGGTTCTTTATCACAGGCAAGACCTCAATTTAGCATTTTGTAGATAGTGAATTATAGCatcaatcattattttcaaattaaatgtaTAGGAAAGAGCACGAATGCAGACTGGTGACAAAAGTGAGATATCTGTCATTGAAGCCAAGCTTGCTTGGATTGTCCATATTATTGCAGctattgttaaaataaaacaatgtaCTGGTTGTAGGTAAAAGACTTATTCCagttacttttattttgttttttattgcCAGAAATCTAACTGATGTTTGTTTCAGCATGTACTAATCTATTagttattttcttctgtgcAGTCTGGAGTCACAAGAAGTGCTTGATGCAGAACTTTCAGCTCGTGTTTTGCAACTAATAAATGTCACTGACAGTGGGCTACACAGCCAGGTAGAGCAGCTACAGGAGATGTATCTGATTAAATAGAATAGTTGAACTTATATTGAAGTATCAACTATCTGATGCTCTTTTCCCTTGCCCTATATGCTGTGCTCTATGTGTTGTGCTCTGTCTCATGCATAAGTTTTAGGGTAAAATCTCTGACCATTTTAGAATAATCTTAGTTCCAAAGGTTGAAGAGATTACCAAGTTGTTCAGCTGTTTACGTTTTTCCGTGTATAATATATTCTAAGATCATTATTGAGAACATGATGAAGCATAATGGAACTTTCCTCTGGAAAGTGGGAGATGGGCTTGGAGTTTCATATTGTGTGCTGATAAATAAATCTGATCTGTCATGAGGGCAATATAGCCTAGAGTGTAATTTCTACTGCTGGTAGTTTTAATGCAGAAGGTGCTTGAGAATGGTggaaaatacatattttgcATTTAAGGAAGATATTTAAAGTTGCAGGGTTACTACTCGTGAGCAGCTAGGTGAAAGAGGTCTCTTGGTTTCGGTCAGATGCTGTATGCGAAGACCATCGGGTTGTAGGAAAATATTCTTGTTAGTAGTAGCTGATTAATTTTTGCTCTGCAAATTTGAGTGTGAGAGTGAATAGTCGTCCATTTCATGGATATGGCTGCTTGAACCTTATTGCACCAAAAATTCAGTTTATTACCACTTTTTTATTGTATGAGTGGTTGCATACTTAATGAGcccttgattttattttgattctcatAGGCTGGGCCTCTTGGACTTAATTTTAGCTGTTGGTGCATTAACATTCATTATTCTCATGTTACAAATGAAGTGTTGGTGTCTCAATGGCTTACAATGTTGGTAACCGGTGCATCATTGGATATTGACTTATTGCACTATTTTTAGGTTAATTTCACCCTTTCTCATGCTTTAGGTTAATTCTgatcaaaaaaggaaaataaataataaaaataattaaaaaaaggttaaaaaaagaTATCGTGCTTTTCCTCGCATTTGACAATGAGCCAGATGCTTGTAGATCGGGTGGCAACATTCTCACAAGTTTCCTCCatttactttttatcattAGATGGACTTGATTATAGTTGGGAAATCTTTTATTGAGAATCTGTCATGTGGTGAGTTTGTTTCTTAAAATAGCTTTTCATGTCTCGTTTCTTTACTTAAATGTTGCTTGCTTTTCTGTCTTTTTGGCTCTAGCGAAACTTGTCCCTGATAGTATActcataaaaaatgaataacttttgtttgaaatgtaattatatgTTCCCTAGGGCATTAAAATGCCTTCTGCTATCAATAGAATGGGGTGGGTAATGATGTTTGTTGTCAAATGTCAAGCATGAGGCCCAAACCATATTCTAGTAATTTTTTGGTCGATTATTGCTAGACTAGatttttcacatttatttcttcttttttttttattttttaaaaattaattgtaatatacaTTTCATTATCTTGGCTTTGGCAGAGATATTGTGAATTGAGTAAGCAAAGACTTGATCGTGCCATCCTCACTTTCTTTCAGCATTTCAGAAAATCTTATGTAGGTGATCAGGCAATGCATTCCTCCAAGGTAATTaagtttctcttttttctttcttataattctttttagaTGTTTACATATATTCTTTTGAGACTGTCTTTTTCTGTTGCAGCAGTTATATGCCAGGTTGTCTGAGCTTCTTGGACTCCATGATCATCTATTACTATTGAATGTGATCGTTGGGAAGATTGCTACTAACCTTAAGTGTTATACCGAGGTGATTGCTTATCTTTGTATTCTGTTCACCATATTGTTCTGGTTATCTGTATGATGCTTACATAATTACATTTGTGTGTGTCCTTTTTACAGAGTCAGGAGGTTATTGATCACACGTTAAGTTTGTTCTTGGAGCTGGCATCTGGGTTAGTATTACCATCTCAAGTGTATTTCTACACTGGAGTCTTTAattcatttcattattttattttgttaaatttgtgTACGCTCctcaatattattttcttatttgacTACTATATTCCACTTGGCAGATATATGACTGGAAAGCTGCTTTTGAAGTTGGATACTATCAAATTTATAGTTGCAAATCACACCGTAATCCCATttctaacattattttatttgttttattatgcGTAGCTTTACTTGTGTTTTTGGAAATCGATAAAACCTTGTTCTAAAGGTCTGTTTTGAATTTCTGATTTCAGAGAGAGCACTTTCCTTTTTTGGAAGAATATAGATGCTCTCGCAGCAGAACAACTTTCTATTACACTATTGGCTGGTTGATCTTCATGGAGGAGAGCCCTGTGAAATTTAAGTCTTCAATGGATCCACTTTTGCAAGTACGTGCGCACTTTATCTTCTCTAATGGGctttcacatttttttggCCTCTAGGCAATGATCATGATAATGTAattcatgttttatttttgtaatgctctttttgattttttgtatgATTTAAAAtctgtttttaaaaaaatttcaaacttttgtGCTTTCTGAATCTCatcatgtaaaatttttttcatggGGTGCTTGGACCAAAGTCATTGGACCTATTTTGCTTCTCATTGTTATTGTTCTTGCTCTATTGTACTGATGAAATGTACTTGATGATAATCACCATTCTTGTACTCCAATGTGTAATGGAGTCATAATGATGTTTATGGTGCTATAGGTTTTTATCAGTTTGGAATCAACTCCTGATTCAATGTTTCGCACTGATGCGGTAAAGTGTGCTTTGATTGGGTTAATGAGGGATCTCCGAGGCATTGCTATGGCCACAAATAGGTTAGTAGCAATTTCTgaattgcctttttttttccccatttttTGATGAATGGTATGGTGAttccctttttatttttatggttaTCCTTCAGTCGCAGAACGTATggacttttatttgattggctATATCCAGCGCACATGCCCCTTCTCCTAAAAGGCATCTCACATTGGACTGATACACCAGAggtatcattaatttttctcaCCTTCAGATAGCTGTGGCAATAGTCCTATATAATTGAGCAAACTTGACGAAGCCTCTGGAATTCTTTTGACCTGTTGCATTATAACATTTGAAATCAAAGATTCTGatgtttttcttctctttgcgGCAAAATCTCttcacttttgttttcttttgctcTGTAATGTTCTTGATGttgattaaatataaatgatgTTGGTCATTTATCACAGGGTGGATGGGAATGTATAGTTAGCATGTTGATTTTTGAGAAGGAAGAAATCTGATTATCATTCCTCTAATACAATTACATCGTTGTATATAAAAAACATTAGTTCACCTACATTGGGCTATTACATTAAACTACCATGAATTAGGAGCTAGAAATTAGGACCCAAATCACAATGAGATTTGTATAAGCTATTTATGGAAAAATATTGCCTTAAGCTGGAGCAAAGATATTTAGCTTCCCAAGGTTGTTGCTTTACTTGGGAATAGTTTTGTGAGCATATCTATAACCTGTTTGGAAGAGGATGCATTGGGAGTGCAAACTTTCCCCATTTCTAGTTTCTATTTGATGAATTTCCATGTTTGGTCCAGTCACAATGCACCGCATTATGGGCTATATTTATAGCTGGTTTGTTATCACAATACAACAATAGTTCCTTCACTCCCACATTTTATctaaaagtattattttcaGCCAAAGCAATTTGCATATCTTGTGAGCCATAGCCCTGAATTCGGCCTCCGTGATAAACTGAGCAACCACTGGTTGTTTCTTACTTCTCTATGCAACTGAATCCCTCCTAAGAATGTGCTGCAACCCATAGTTGACCTCCTGTCTACAGTGGATCCAGTCAATCAGCATTCATAAAGCCTCTAATTTCaactcttattatttttgaaataagagACATTTGCCTGATGTGCCTTTCACGTGTGAATAATCCTTATAAACACTTTCAAGATGTCATTTAAATGGAGCATGGATGAATGAACATGAGCAAGACATACTGCATAAATTATGTCTGGCCTTGTATGTGACAAGTTATTCAGTTTTCTAACAAAGAATCATAGCCTATGCAGCAAGTCAATTCATGCATGTCGGACAATGTATGCAATCACAGAACATCTTCTTTTTCCACTCTTGTTCATTAATGTCACTTTACTCTTTTTAGTGCTCGTTTGATGAATCTTTTTAGAAACCAAGTATTTGTATGCTggtcattcaaatgattaatgCACTTTCTCttctccattttattttaaacatctTGGCGCCCATACGAATTTTATCTTTTGCGTCTTCGCCTGCTTTgtatttgttattatattgatttttGTGGTTTATTATCAGATCTGGTCGGGTGATAAAACTGAACTGTTTTTGCTGAACAGTGGACTTTATTGTTTGACTTAATGCTGCAGGTTACTACTCCATTGTTAAAATTCATGGCTGAGTTCGTGTTAAACAAAGCCCAGCGTTTGACTTTTGACTCATCTTCTCCTAATGGCATTCTGCTATTTCGGGAAGTTAGTAAGCTAATTGTGGCTTATGGATCAAGGGTTTTGTCTCTTCCAAATGCTGCTGATATATATGCCTACAAATATAAGGGAATGTGGATTTGTTTCACTATTCTCGCAAGAGGTGATatgaactatttttattttcttttaagcttcaACAATGTTGTGGCTTCCATTCTGTTGCCATTCTTGTGTTGCATGATATTGTAATTGACATGCAGTACTCCTGTTTTTGTGTATgatgtttttagtttaaattgcaaaaaaaaaaaaaaaaactaagttCCTTGAGAAGTTTTAAGGGTCAATTTACCCAAGAATCATGAATACTGGCACACTGATGCAAGATATGTTACTGTTACATTTATCTTCCAGCTATTCTCAATGATTTCTTATGAGAAATATTGTTCCTGTAATATACTTGGTATGTCTATCCTGTCAAAAAGGTATTTCTCTCCAGCCAGGAAATGAAGACCGGCCTCTTGGACTGTGGTTATATTTGATACATATAGGTTCTGTTATCTGGCATGATACTGGGGGCACTGTGATATCTGTATTAGCTGTGTGGCGTTAGTTTTGTTTCATATTGATTGAATATTTCTTTGAACAAGCAGCTTTTCACATGCAACAACATCATGAGCtgatttcattttgttttcccAACAAATGGCAGCTCTTGCGGGAAACTATGTCAACTTTGGCGTGTTTGAATTGTATGGTGATAGAGCTCTCTCAGATGCACTTGACATTGCTCTGAAGATGACCCTCTCAATTCCTTTGGCTGATATATTGGCTTTCAGGAAGGTATGGAGCATCTAGGGATCGTTTGGTATCAAGTTTTGATTGCTGTTTGATTGTTTCTGTACAATAGTTGctaaattttttctaaaaagcTTGTATGATTGTTTGTCATTATGGATGTCAAAGAAATATGTTGGGACCCACCCGAACTAGATGAGATTagtgtttaaaatttaaaatattgagggCAGAGATGGGTTTCGGCATGAGACCCAGACCCATTTTGATGTTGAGCTGAGGATCCTAGTTGACACCTTGACCTGTCCTGGTTTTATAGTaatatatattactttttttaaatttaaatttgatatttaacaTCTTATAAATTATACCACTTCAATAAATTGAATCTAGATTCTTAGATCTTGTGCATAAGTAACTCCTCTTTCTTCCTTacctgaaaaatattattgattcttTGGTTTTTTTCATTAGGTTTAATCCCATagctttctaaaattattgttgatttgaaatgaaaaattgttgttttttcggatgatttttttttaaaaataataaagaaaagattcaattgaataaataattcagctttttatttatttatttttattttttaaagaaggaaaaggcaaaaaataattaataagagaGCAGTAGGATGGGGTGGAGTCCACCTAGCCATCTTCCCGCTTGATTTCAAGTTGACCATATAAGTGCTATTCTGCGTGCATAATGTTTTGGGGAtgcatattttttagaattaaaaatggaGAAATGTTCCAGATCAAATAATCACTTTTTGCAAAATCTTTGACTCTATCTTTAATATAGGGTTGTGAAGTCTTGTGGGTCCAACTGGATCTCTTACATTATATGAAAATATCTCTAAACCCAGTGATGTGTGTGTTTGATCATAACAGCTGAATGTCCATTAGTTTAGACCAAATTGGACGGTCCATTTTGCTCTTTCTTGCTTCAAAAAGAATGGGCTTTATCTAGTATCTTGTCCCTTGACTGTTGAAATTTTAGCTGGTTGGTGTTGCCAAAGAAAGGAAAACGAGTTAAATGCCAAAAAATAGGAAGAAACTTTGGGCTAAGTCTATACTTTTGGGATGGTTTTCAATTAGTTTATTGCTTTTGTTTAAGGAGCTGTCCATCATACGTACGTAAAGATCTAGTTAGGACAGGTTCAGGTTCTtcctaatttttgtggataggtagttctttttttttttgggggggggggggttgtaaaatctcatttcaTTAATAcaagttttctttctttcttttcaaaaggaaagaaaCAAAGGGTAAATGGCTAAATGATATGGTTAGTGTAATACATCAAGATACTGATGGAGTTTTTCTcgttgatttattttctccaTTGAGAAAATGTTTTCTCTTGCCATAGTGCATTCCAAAGTTACAATGCTTGGGTCCACATAggatttgttgttttgtttatttcttttacaagAGCCAGTTCTTTAATTCCATTGTTTTTCTTGCTTGTTGAAATTCTTGGATTAGATACTTTTACATACAACTGGAGATGAGAAAACCTGGAATGATTGGAAATTGGTTTAGAACTGAGGAAATTGGAGCAGTGAAattatggattgatgttcagTTTATTTGCAAAACGTGGAAACTGAATGAAAGAAAGTGATAAATACTAGCCCTATTCTAATAGAATTCATCTCTTTAGAGGAAAGGTATCATCACACGCAGATTTTGTAGCGCCAAAACAAtgaaacttttctttttattattgttcaaTATATTTGAAAGAAGTTATTTAAATGCTCTATAGACTTGTGAGCAGTTAACTCTGTTCATAAGAAGTCTGGACCAGTGAAAGTCCCACTGCATTAACACTGCTAACTTGCCATTCTTCACAACCACAGCACTTCAATACCAACAAGACACTGCCGCCCCAAACCCGATCGCTTTCCCGAACCCCagggagaagaagaaatgtcCCATTGCATTAACATTTCTGCTATTGCCATCTTCGTAACAATTCATAtttgaaagtttgaaactGCTGGTCTCACGTCATCAGCCACCATTTTTTACTTCACCATTGCCATTCCGCTCGTCTTGAGCTCTATAGACAGTACTTGGTGACTGACATCATTTGACCTCTGTTCTCACTAATTATAAAGATTTTCTTCTTATcttaaaggttttattttctctGTGCCTTGAATTACTTACACAGTGGTTGCAACCTCCAAATATGTTCACTCTTTACccccaaaagaagaaaaattaatgcaaaCAATGCCAGAGTTTTCAGATTTACAAAAGAATTATGATGATGACGGTGTCATTGCCAGAGCAGTCTTTCAATTCTGGACAATGACATCGGGGCATAAAGATAGCTATACTTTCTTGGGATTTTGTCATATTAATGGCCTGTTAACAATAAGATATTTAGAGCAATGAAGTTAAGTTTTCACATTCCTTAAACCATGGAAGTATATATGGTGTGAAAGATACCTGaatctattaataataatgcttCTAGGATGATTTGGAGCAAGTTAAATGTGTATACTTGGTTCCTTTAATGAATCTTTTTGATTGCAGATTACTTTGTTGTTTAGTTTGTATAGTTTCTGTTTCTTTGCAGTTAACGAAGGCCTACTTTGCATTCTTGGAGGTTTTGTTCAGCAGCCACatcacatttattttgaatttgaatacaAACACCTTTATGCATATAGTTGGTTCCCTTGAATCTGGTCTTAAAGGTCTGGATACGAATATCTCTTCACAGGTATGTAGTAACGTTCAATCAGATTATTTCTGATCCATCCTCTCTTTCCTTTGAAGGTGTCTTGTGTTAAGTTTTTGAATGAGGTTTCCTTGATGTCTTTTGATGATATGGTCCTttagcattaattttttactgcTGTCCAGAGTACATTTAGACCATGTTTGCAACCTTTTAGGGTGTTCTTATTTTCATGAATGACTTCCCTAGTTTGCATCCTTTCTTTGTAATAAAAGTTTCTTTGTTTCCtgtcaacaaaattaaaaaataaaataaaataatgcaaagTAGTATTTAAacttccctctctctctctctctctctctctctctatcttcCTCTTTCATTTTTGAAGTGCCAAGAATTAGTTGGTTCAGTAGAATGCAAAAAGTTAGGTTTTTTCTTtggtgatatttttttttgggcccCCCTTTACCAGAATTGCTAGTTAATAATGGTAAACTTCCATTCTGTCTTATGAATAGGACTATAGGAGGTAAGGCAAATAGAATGAGTTCATATTCTAATCTTGTGTATTTCTACATAACTAAGTGaatgtataataaatacatgACCTCTCACTTTTATAAATCTTCAGTCTGATTATTATAGTTAATGTACCCCTGGCATCGGATCATATCATAGATGATCTTTTGGGAATTTgttagaattttcttttatcttcaactgggaaaaaaaaaaaagatacaagAAATAAtaggagaaataaaaaataagagacaAGATAGTAAAGAAATGgattatcatatatatatttgatcaAGAAGGATCAGtaagcatttcatttggtTCTACATTTCTTGAGCTTATATGCAGGTATATGCCCAAAAGTGGCACCAAGTTATCTGTTTATGTCCTTTCCGGTTTTCATTGGAATGTCTTGTTTCAGTGTGCTGCTGCTGTGGACAATTTGGCTGCTTTCTATTTCAATAACATAACTATGGGGGAAGCACCCACCTCACCTGCTGCAATTAATCTCGCAAGACACATTGTAGAGTGTCCCACTTTGTTTCCAGAAGTAAGTATAGagttgtttatatatatatatatgtatataaatatattaatgtttACTAATAGAAACAAGATATCCATtgtgataaaaaattagtggCATACATAGTAAAGCAGTTATCTACCTCAAAATACCTGAACatggaaaaatagaaaataagaaaaatagaaacaagaGCTAAgatcttaaaaattaaaaccaaaacaGCATtccaatttataattttatataaaagcCCCCTTTGTAATAGCCTCTTAAAAAAACCTTTAATTTTTGTCCATCCAGCAAAGTTAGAAATAGTCAACACACCATCTCCTTGTAACTTAAGCCCAAAAAAGCTAAGTGaatgatttcttttgttgtgtTTTTAATTCAAAGAGTCAAAGAAGCTTTTATTAATGACTAGAGGGTGAGCAGGATGTCAACAGAAACTAGGAACAAGCGGAAGGAGCTCAAAAAGATCTAGACTGTATAAATCAGCTCTTACAATAACTATAAGCAACTGACAAATCTgaattaaaacacaaaatgACCTGAAACTCCTCAGTAGTTTTAGTGCATAAAGAAATATGAGGTACCCTGGAATCAGCTCACTCCACAAAACTTTCGCAACTTGTCTATTACCGAGgatgttataaaaataatgtaaccATGGtgcattttatattatttttccctttcttttatTGCAGATTTTGTGCTATTACCCCCTTTTTTCTCATAGTGCTTCCTTTTATTGAATCTCTGGGTGAACTAATTTCTTCTCTATACAGATATTGAAGACCTTATTTGAGATTGTTTTGTTTGAAGATTGTGGCAACCAGTGGAGTCTAAGCAGACCTATGTTAAGCTTAATTCTTATTAGCGAACAGGTGATTGTTTATAGCATCTAACtacataatttttctttttcttcctatATTACTCTGTACACTTCTGTATCATAAAGATCAGATACTGCTATTTGaataattgatttgtttaatatatataatatgccCATATATGCTCCTCATCGAACATCATAAAATTCCTGTCATTCAACAGTGGAATGATAAGTTGTATTGGCTGTCTGGTAGTTCTTATGTATGTCATTTTACATGCATCTGCGTTTGAAGTCTGGCAGGTTTGCATACCTCATGTCACTGACATCTTGTTCCAATAAGTTAAAcctttttcataataattagtaaagaaaatttggaaaatgatTATTAGGTAAAGCGGTTGGacaatttatgatttttcttAGTTGGTTCAGACGACCATGCAAGACCTCAAATCTAgttttttaacaatataagATCATGACTGTTTATACAAGGCTTATGGTAACCTATAGTCATAGTCACAAACCTTGGTATGGTAGTTACATGACCTCTTAAAATGGATGGGTAGAATAGCAGCACAAGACAAATTTGTATGCCACATGACATGCATGTTTTATATGTATTCTCGCTACTGTCTTATTCTCTACTTGACTGTGAGAACTAAAATTCACCTGCAGGTATTTTCTGATCtgaaagctcaaattttgactTCACAGGTAAGttaaacaaaacaatttataTGTTGAAGGATTGGTGGTATCGATTGCTTTTCCCTGTTCCAATATTGTCAATTCTTAACATGATTCATTTGCCATGTATCTTGCAGCCAGTCGATCAGCATCAACGTCTCTCTGTTTGTTTCGATAAACTAATGGCTGATGTTGCTCGAAGTTTGGATTCAAAGAACAGGGACAAGTTCACACAGAATTTGACCGTATTTAGGCATGAATTTCGTGTAAAATAGCTCCAAACCATTTGTGCAGTACCTACCCGTTTTGTAAAATGGAAGTGAAATGTACTGCTGATGATGTTTGATTAATCAAATCCCTCTCTTCAAGCAAGAGCTTCATGTCTTAagtacttcaaactatagacATGGATTCTTTGGGTATGGACAGGAGGTCCAGCACGGTGTTAGTTTTGTTGGCCCAGCTTGAGGACGGCAGGGATTCTTCGCAGTCTGTTGGTGTGACATTGGGATAAGTTTTGAATGAAACTTTTTTTGGTGGTGTTTTGTagaattatttcatttgaagGGGGCAGTGTACCAAAAGAAAACTTAGCGGGCAGGTACTGCCATTCCAAGATGTGACTCCCAAGGTTAGGTTTGCAGAAGTTAGCGATAGGGTGTGAAATTTGGTTGGGGATGGCCAAAATTGCAACTggattaaattctttttagaaGAAGATAGatgtaaaaaaagaaaatcattcttAGGAGGCTTATCATGTTTGAGAGATCAGGCCAGTGGGAGGTAAATTGTCTGTAAATTTAACCTCTACACAATTCTTTTGTATCTGTTGATAATAGAATAGaaaagagaggaaaagaaaatttacttGAATGTTGGCTCTTTTTTTGGGGGGAAATTTTCATACTATCTTCACCCGTCTCAATGCTCTCTTTTTGGAGACATCcaccatctttatttttacccAAAAATGTTCGCACTTTTATAATTTCCTCACATCAAATCCCCAAATTGAACAGAAATAAAACCTGATCATCAAACGTAGGAGATTGGGTCACCCATGAGTTTGTTTACGGTATGTTACAATACTAGACGGGTTAGAGAATGGTCCTAATATTCTTCAGTGCAGATGTTGTAAAATGTctacaattaatttgtttcgcaatttaaatcaaacttgtTCATAAAAAAACACAGGAGCTTTTATGATTTCGAACCCAAGAGAATCAATCATGAGCAAACAATTGGGATATTTGTAGATATGCCATTATGTGTCATTCATCATTGATTAATTTgtatgttaataattaataataaaatcaattaatatcaCACATAACTATATATAGTTGATGGGGCGTCAATAAGTATATTAATTGagtaaacataatattattgataaatcaTAGGATGATGGTATTTCCGCTTCTATGCTTAAAAATGAAGCTTTTTCAATTGATTGCATTTAAAGGTTGCATTTGCTAATTTGCTGTTCTTGATGTTTACGTCTTAATAGAAGTGCTTTTTTATCATCTTAATGGCTATCAATTCACTTAATAAACGTGACTTTCTTCTTGTAATCGCTTCTCCATTGCGCCAATGAAATGTGCAGTAAGTCAGAACATCATAATCAAGAAACAATCTGGCAATGGACATAAAGAAAACTAGCATTTAATGGCCTAATTCAAGTGTGGTTATTCATCAAAAAGCAGAAACTGCAAAGACAGTTAAATTTGATGATTTCAAGTGCTAGTAAATAACTGGCAACAAAGGTCACAACCTGGTTGTTTTACGCTTAATTACATGGAAGTTTTCACAGATGTGTTAGGAGTTGGAATCACCCCTATGATAGGCTATTTCAATGTTTCAGTATCAAAAGATTTCCCCATGGCCACAAAAGTGGAGAAAAATTTACGAACATTTCATCTACGGACAATAAACTG contains:
- the LOC102620131 gene encoding uncharacterized protein LOC102620131 isoform X2 yields the protein MESLAQLEALCERLYNSQDSVERAHAENTLKCFSVNTDYISQCQFILDNALTPYALMLASSSLLKQVTEHSLALQLRLDIRNYLINYLAKRGPELQSFVTASLIQLLCRLTKFGWFDDDRFRDLVKESTNFLSQATSDHYAIGLKILNQLVSEMNQPNPGLPSTHHRRVACSFRDQSLFQIFQISLTSLGQLKSDVASRLQELALSLCLKCLSFDFVGTSIDESSEEFGTVQIPSAWRPVLEDPSTLQIFFDYYAITEAPLSKEALECLVRLASVRRSLFTNDAARSKFLAHLMTGTKEILQTGQGLADHDNYHEYCRLLGRFRVNYQLSELVNVEGYSDWIQLVAEFTLKSLQSWQWASSSVYYLLGLWSRLVTSVPYLKGDAPSLLDEFVPKITEGFITSRFNSVQAGFPDDLSDNPLDNVELLQDQLDCFPYLCRFQYENSGLYIINTMEPILQSYTERARMQTGDKSEISVIEAKLAWIVHIIAAIVKIKQCTGCSLESQEVLDAELSARVLQLINVTDSGLHSQRYCELSKQRLDRAILTFFQHFRKSYVGDQAMHSSKLYARLSELLGLHDHLLLLNVIVGKIATNLKCYTESQEVIDHTLSLFLELASGYMTGKLLLKLDTIKFIVANHTREHFPFLEEYRCSRSRTTFYYTIGWLIFMEESPVKFKSSMDPLLQVFISLESTPDSMFRTDAVKCALIGLMRDLRGIAMATNSRRTYGLLFDWLYPAHMPLLLKGISHWTDTPEVTTPLLKFMAEFVLNKAQRLTFDSSSPNGILLFREVSKLIVAYGSRVLSLPNAADIYAYKYKGMWICFTILARALAGNYVNFGVFELYGDRALSDALDIALKMTLSIPLADILAFRKLTKAYFAFLEVLFSSHITFILNLNTNTFMHIVGSLESGLKGLDTNISSQCAAAVDNLAAFYFNNITMGEAPTSPAAINLARHIVECPTLFPEILKTLFEIVLFEDCGNQWSLSRPMLSLILISEQVFSDLKAQILTSQPVDQHQRLSVCFDKLMADVARSLDSKNRDKFTQNLTVFRHEFRVK
- the LOC102620131 gene encoding uncharacterized protein LOC102620131 isoform X1, with the protein product MESLAQLEALCERLYNSQDSVERAHAENTLKCFSVNTDYISQCQFILDNALTPYALMLASSSLLKQVTEHSLALQLRLDIRNYLINYLAKRGPELQSFVTASLIQLLCRLTKFGWFDDDRFRDLVKESTNFLSQATSDHYAIGLKILNQLVSEMNQPNPGLPSTHHRRVACSFRDQSLFQIFQISLTSLGQLKSDVASRLQELALSLCLKCLSFDFVGTSIDESSEEFGTVQIPSAWRPVLEDPSTLQIFFDYYAITEAPLSKEALECLVRLASVRRSLFTNDAARSKFLAHLMTGTKEILQTGQGLADHDNYHEYCRLLGRFRVNYQLSELVNVEGYSDWIQLVAEFTLKSLQSWQWASSSVYYLLGLWSRLVTSVPYLKGDAPSLLDEFVPKITEGFITSRFNSVQAGFPDDLSDNPLDNVELLQDQLDCFPYLCRFQYENSGLYIINTMEPILQSYTERARMQTGDKSEISVIEAKLAWIVHIIAAIVKIKQCTGCSLESQEVLDAELSARVLQLINVTDSGLHSQRYCELSKQRLDRAILTFFQHFRKSYVGDQAMHSSKQLYARLSELLGLHDHLLLLNVIVGKIATNLKCYTESQEVIDHTLSLFLELASGYMTGKLLLKLDTIKFIVANHTREHFPFLEEYRCSRSRTTFYYTIGWLIFMEESPVKFKSSMDPLLQVFISLESTPDSMFRTDAVKCALIGLMRDLRGIAMATNSRRTYGLLFDWLYPAHMPLLLKGISHWTDTPEVTTPLLKFMAEFVLNKAQRLTFDSSSPNGILLFREVSKLIVAYGSRVLSLPNAADIYAYKYKGMWICFTILARALAGNYVNFGVFELYGDRALSDALDIALKMTLSIPLADILAFRKLTKAYFAFLEVLFSSHITFILNLNTNTFMHIVGSLESGLKGLDTNISSQCAAAVDNLAAFYFNNITMGEAPTSPAAINLARHIVECPTLFPEILKTLFEIVLFEDCGNQWSLSRPMLSLILISEQVFSDLKAQILTSQPVDQHQRLSVCFDKLMADVARSLDSKNRDKFTQNLTVFRHEFRVK